The Prunus dulcis chromosome 3, ALMONDv2, whole genome shotgun sequence genome segment GACatattgcatatttatttggcatggcacgtggGTCATGAATCGTGCGAGTGTGAATGACGAACTTTCGAGTGCCCCAAATCGagtcttttcttaataaggcATTGCGCTAGGCCTGGAATTCATTTGGGACGAaccatgaattttttgggcctcaacaataGGCAGAGCGATCATGTGTGACATTACCCGAGTATTTGAATTGAGGATAAGTACGTAGGACTTATCCTCTGCTCATCAGCATTAGGCTTTACCGGGCTCACATGCCCAACATGTAGTTGGTCAACTACACATAAAGGCAATTCATTCTATAGTTTTATCTATAGCCCTTAGATGAGGTCATATATCTTAACTGTTGGATCAAACTAGCGACTAACCAATTTAATTCAACGATTACAAGATAGAGTCTCATCTAAGGCATGCTTATCTATGTACTTGTGTAAACAGTGTGGTATGCTCCTAGATTATAGATAGATATAGGcgaaattctatagtgagggtaCCGTATATGGACTCTTTATGTGAACCTTCATATTAGCCACATGatcatttcattaaacttAAGTGAAGTTACTATTCAGATGAATCATGTGGCTAATATGAAGGTTCACTTTTATGATCTATATATGGCACCTTCACCATAGAACGACTCATAGATATAGACTCATGTACTAAATTAATACCAAAAAAGGACAACACCGTATTTTAACATTTTGGGCTGGCTAATCTGTGCGGAATAGTTCATCACACAAAAGTTGGGCCTGAGGAAAAGGACTTTGGGTGTAGTTGgtccaaaattgaaattagttTGGGCCGAATTCTGTGTGATAAAAATGAAGATTTGGAGTCCGTCGGAACACGACTCATCAGTCTGTCACACGGCGGCTTTAATGCTTTTTAAATTGTGTTTCAGACACGCCGGCTGGATGTTTGGTGGTTAATACTTTGAGGTTATGTTTATGTTTGGTATAGGAGGAGGAGAGCAGCAAACCAGGATTATACAATATTATATTTGTGTATCGAaataataagaagaaaaagaaaaagaaaaagagaagaatggTGTGGGCAAAGGGGAAGGACGTAGGGAGGGTGGTGAAAGGGGTGTCTCTAATCGCCAAGGAGTTTGTGAAACGATCCCCGGCTTTCCAAAGCGCCAAGAATGGGGATTTGGAAGCTCTAATCAAGAATGCCATCGTGTCGGCCACCGACCTTTCCGGCCTCACCAAAGGCACCCTCTCCCAATTCAGCAACGCCATTAATACGACTGCGACTACCAATGGAAACGACAACAACAAAGCCCAAGATTCCGTCGTATACTTCGTACATGAAGAAGcaccttcttctcctccttctgctcctgctcctcctcctcctcctcagcAGCGTCGGCAGCAGCATGAACAAGAAGAACATCATCAACATCAACAAGTGCAGCACGTTGATCAACAACAAGTGGAGGTCCTTGATTCGGTCAAGAATGAGAATTTGGCCCAACAACAGCCACAACCACAACCTCAGCAGCCATTGCAGAGGCGGAAGCCCAGAGAGAGACGAGTTCCTTCCACCCCCTTCTCTCGAGCACTCGGGTATCTCCATTCTCCATATGATCATGATGATGTATTATGTATATGATTGCGAttgattgtttttcttttttcctaacctgttgtttgtttctctctctgacaaaacaataaaatttaaaaaaggtTTGCTGGTCTTGGAGCTGGGCTTGCGTGGGGAACCATTCAGGAGTCTACCAAGAGACTTGTTTATGGTACGCAAAACTCATCAGACAAGCCTCTTCTTTCTCCATTTTTGTCCCCCAAAAATGCAGAACTTTTGGCCCTTGGACTCTGTAGAATGCGTGGAGCTGCACTCAAATTGGGACAGATGTTGAGTATACAGGACGAATCCCTCGTCCCTGCTccggtctctctctctctctcttaaaatAACTCATATACATTGCATTATATGTTTTTAGTGTTTCACTGTCTTTGTCAAATTGTCAGTCTagtctttccttttcttttcttctagaTCTTGGCTGCTCTGGATATTGTCCGTCAAGGTGCGGATGTCATGCCCAGGAAACAGCTCAATCAAGTTTTGGATGCTGAATTAGGACCTGACTGGTCATCAAAGCTTATTAGTTTTGATTATGAACCTTTGGCTTCTGCAAGTATAGGCCAGGTGAGGcatttgattgtttattgtTACACACACTCACACCTACCCAACATACTCTTCTGCAGCCAAATTACCTTTGGTTAAAATACATGAACTGCTAACACACCTGCATGATTGGCATCAATGTACTTATATGCCATCACAATCCAAGGTGGACTTCTGCATCTATCCCATTTATTTGTGTAGTAAAAGTTGTCATGCATTTTACATTGTTCAGACTGTTTGTCTTACCACTTTAAAACATTTTTAGGTACACCGAGCTGTCACAAAGGACGGTAGGGATGTTGCAATGAAAATTCAGTACCCTGGTGTTGCAGATAGCATTGAAAGTGACATTGACAACGTGAAACTTCTTCTAGATTATACAAATCTAATCCCAAAGGGACTTTATATTGAAAGAGCGATGaaggtatttttattttattttatccatTCATCTATTTATATGGTGGTTATATCAGGTTGAGTGTTGATGGAGGCCTTCAAA includes the following:
- the LOC117621089 gene encoding protein ABC transporter 1, mitochondrial, which translates into the protein MVWAKGKDVGRVVKGVSLIAKEFVKRSPAFQSAKNGDLEALIKNAIVSATDLSGLTKGTLSQFSNAINTTATTNGNDNNKAQDSVVYFVHEEAPSSPPSAPAPPPPPQQRRQQHEQEEHHQHQQVQHVDQQQVEVLDSVKNENLAQQQPQPQPQQPLQRRKPRERRVPSTPFSRALGFAGLGAGLAWGTIQESTKRLVYGTQNSSDKPLLSPFLSPKNAELLALGLCRMRGAALKLGQMLSIQDESLVPAPILAALDIVRQGADVMPRKQLNQVLDAELGPDWSSKLISFDYEPLASASIGQVHRAVTKDGRDVAMKIQYPGVADSIESDIDNVKLLLDYTNLIPKGLYIERAMKVAKEELSRECDYVLEAENQKRFHDLLSNAQGFYVPFVVDDISSKRVLTTELVSGVPIDKVALLNQETRNYVGTKLLELTLKELFVFRFMQTDPNWSNFLYDEAKKTINLIDFGAARDYPKSFVDDYLRMVLACANDDRGTVIEMSKRLGFLSGTESEIMLEAHVQAGFVVGLPFSKPGGYDFRSSNITQSISNLGATMLRHRVTPPPDEAYSLHRKLSGAFLACMKLGAVVPCRELLLEVYEHYQFGEEGGETLSSGLGV